A genomic stretch from Etheostoma cragini isolate CJK2018 chromosome 8, CSU_Ecrag_1.0, whole genome shotgun sequence includes:
- the rag1 gene encoding V(D)J recombination-activating protein 1 codes for MAEESLETDGPRSSMPAELHHPHSEYSKWKFKLFRVKSMEKAPLPSEAQPEKGALLGISHHAAPNIELDNAVSPGSVMKLCLGGKSKENVEGPGWRVDMKLQEMDTHMDNLRCLCRLCGMALRKVKGPVHDVGGDLDEISKGALRKMGCKFTSWPEVILKVFKVDVTEDIESVQPLLFCHRCWVVAMRGGGFCSFSRTRVPDWKPHSSPCHLCSPRKPLFQRTGRKRRKAIPKAQSLAKRTRWDHSNIIAVGERRALRPFGDHHHAPVPQACRKTSIQREQWVRNITHCQKDHVSTKLISEKLPVDFLFSFTCLVCDHLLSDPVQSPCGHLFCRSCILKYNHVLGPHCPACNLSCAPDELSPPTRAFLSALHSLPLLCPGSGCGKQVRLDSFKAHCLGHELDGQDTKQQSSQIDNSLQANKGGRPRQHLLSLTRRAQKHRLRDMKNQVRAFADKEEGGDLKSVCQALFLLALRSANEHRQADELEALMQGRGFGLHPAVCLAIRVNTFLSCSQYHKMYRTVKATSGRQIFQPLHTLRAAEKELLPGFHDFEWQPALKNVSTSCNVGIINGVSGWASSVDDFPADTITRRFRYDVALVSALKDLEEDIMEGLRESGMEDCACTSGFSVMIKESCDGMGDVSEKHGGGPAVPEKAVRFSITIMSVSVMADEEEKEVTIFTEPKPNSELSCKPLCLMFVDESDHETLTAVLGPIVAERNAMKESRLIISMGGLPRSFRFHFRGTGYDEKMVREMEGLEASGSSYVCTLCDSTRAEASENMVLHSVTRSHEENLDRYEIWRTNPFSESVDELRDRVKGVSAKPFMETHSTLDALHCDIGNATEFYKIFQDEIGEVYKKVNPSREERRSWRAALDKQLRKKLKLRPVMRMNGNYARRLMTQEAVEVVCELVPSEERREALRELIRLYLQMKPVWRSSCPAKECPDQLCRYSFNSQRFADILSTTFKYRYDGKITNYLHKTLAHVPEIIERDGSIGAWASEGNESANKLFRRFRKMNARQSKAFELEDVLKHHWLYTSKLLQKFMEAHKDSAKALQATIDPVQSQDYEDMSLEMNDF; via the exons ATGGCGGAGGAGAGCCTGGAGACAGATGGCCCCAGATCCTCCATGCCGGCTGAGCTCCACCATCCCCACTCTGAGTACTCTAAGTGGAAGTTTAAACTGTTCCGGGTAAAGTCCATGGAAAAGGCCCCTTTGCCCAGTGAAGCACAGCCTGAGAAAGGAGCCTTGTTAGGGATCTCACATCATGCAGCCCCAAATATAGAGTTAGATAATGCTGTGAGTCCAGGGAGTGTTATGAAATTGTGCCTCGGGGGAAAAAGCAAGGAAAATGTGGAGGGCCCTGGCTGGAGGGTAGATATGAAGCTACAGGAGATGGACACCCACATGGACAACCTCAG GTGCTTGTGCCGTCTCTGTGGCATGGCCCTGAGAAAAGTCAAAGGACCAGTGCACGATGTTGGCGGGGATCTGGATGAGATCAGCAAAGGTGCCCTGCGCAAAATGGGCTGCAAGTTTACAAGCTGGCCAGAGGTCATCCTCAAAGTCTTCAAAGTGGACGTGACAGAGGACATAGAGTCTGTCCAACCTCTTCTCTTCTGCCATCGTTGTTGGGTGGTTGCCATGCGCGGAGGCGGCTTCTGCAGCTTCTCCAGAACGAGAGTCCCGGACTGGAAACCCCACTCTTCCCCCTGCCATCTTTGCTCACCCAGGAAACCTTTGTTCCAGCGGACTGGAAGGAAGAGGCGAAAAGCCATTCCCAAAGCCCAGAGCCTGGCAAAAAGGACAAGGTGGGACCACAGCAACATCATTGCCGTGGGTGAGAGGAGGGCTCTGAGACCATTTGGAGACCATCATCATGCTCCTGTGCCCCAGGCATGTAGGAAAACCAGCATCCAGAGAGAGCAATGGGTGAGGAACATCACCCACTGCCAGAAGGACCATGTGAGTACCAAGCTGATCTCTGAAAAGCTTCCCGTGgacttcctcttttctttcacctGCCTGGTGTGTGACCACCTGCTCTCTGATCCAGTCCAGTCCCCCTGTGGGCACCTCTTCTGTCGCAGCTGTATTCTAAAATATAACCACGTTCTGGGACCTCACTGCCCGGCCTGCAACTTGTCCTGCGCCCCTGATGAACTGAGCCCACCCACCAGAGCCTTCTTATCGGCCCTACATTCCCTGCCTCTGCTCTGCCCTGGGAGTGGCTGTGGCAAGCAAGTAAGGCTAGACTCATTCAAAGCTCATTGTCTGGGCCATGAGCTGGATGGACAGGACACAAAGCAGCAGTCATCACAAATCGACAACTCCCTACAAGCCAATAAAGGGGGAAGACCCCGTCAGCACCTACTGTCGCTTACCCGTCGAGCCCAGAAGCATCGGCTGAGGGATATGAAGAACCAGGTGAGGGCGTTTGCAGACAAAGAGGAAGGTGGCGACCTGAAGTCTGTGTGTCAGGCTCTGTTTCTGCTCGCACTGAGGTCTGCGAATGAACACCGGCAAGCAGATGAGCTAGAGGCACTGATGCAAG gcaGAGGCTTTGGGTTGCATCCTGCTGTGTGCCTGGCCATTCGGGTCAACACTTTTCTGAGCTGCAGCCAGTATCACAAGATGTACCGGACTGTCAAAGCCACCAGTGGCCGCCAGATCTTTCAGCCCTTGCACACCCTGCGAGCTGCAGAGAAGGAGCTTCTCCCTGGCTTTCACGACTTTGAATGGCAGCCCGCTCTCAAGAATGTGTCTACATCTTGCAATGTTGGCATTATTAATGGAGTCTCTGGATGGGCTTCCTCGGTGGATGACTTCCCAGCTGACACCATCACTCGGCGGTTTCGTTATGATGTGGCACTGGTGTCCGCATTAAAGGATCTGGAGGAGGACATCATGGAAGGGCTGAGAGAGAGTGGGATGGAAGACTGTGCTTGCACCTCAGGCTTCAGTGTCATGATCAAGGAATCCTGTGATGGCATGGGCGATGTCAGCGAGAAGCACGGTGGAGGACCAGCTGTTCCTGAGAAGGCTGTACGTTTTTCTATCACTattatgtctgtctctgtcatggcagatgaggaggagaaagaggttACCATCTTCACTGAGCCAAAACCAAACTCAGAACTGTCCTGTAAGCCCCTTTGCCTGATGTTTGTGGATGAGTCAGACCATGAGACGCTGACAGCTGTCCTGGGGCCTATAGTTGCAGAGCGTAATGCAATGAAAGAGAGCAGGCTCATCATATCCATGGGTGGACTACCTCGCTCCTTTCGCTTTCACTTCAGAGGCACGGGATATGATGAGAAGATGGTGCGTGAGATGGAGGGCCTCGAGGCCTCAGGATCTTCCTATGTGTGCACTCTTTGTGACTCAACTCGGGCAGAGGCCTCTGAAAACATGGTGCTACATTCCGTCACCCGCAGTCATGAAGAGAACCTAGATCGGTACGAAATCTGGAGAACCAACCCTTTTTCTGAGTCTGTGGATGAGCTGCGAGACAGAGTCAAGGGGGTCTCTGCCAAGCCCTTCATGGAGACCCATTCCACACTGGACGCATTGCACTGTGACATTGGCAATGCCACTGAGTTCTACAAAATCTTCCAGGATGAGATCGGAGAGGTGTACAAAAAGGTCAACCCCAGTCGGGAGGAACGGCGCAGCTGGAGGGCAGCCCTGGATAAACAGCTGAGGAAGAAGTTGAAGCTGAGACCGGTGATGAGGATGAATGGCAACTATGCCCGGCGGCTAATGACCCAAGAGGCTGTGGAGGTGGTGTGTGAGCTGGTGCCCtcggaggagaggagggaggccCTGAGGGAGCTTATAAGGCTCTACCTCCAGATGAAGCCTGTGTGGCGCTCCTCCTGCCCTGCCAAGGAGTGCCCCGACCAGCTGTGCCGCTACAGCTTTAACTCCCAGCGCTTTGCTGACATTCTCTCCACtacatttaaatataggtaTGATGGAAAGATAACCAATTACTTGCACAAGACCCTGGCCCATGTGCCTGAAATCATAGAGAGAGATGGATCCATAGGAGCTTGGGCCAGCGAAGGGAACGAGTCGGCCAACAAACTGTTCAGGCGTTTCCGGAAGATGAACGCACGTCAGTCAAAGGCCTTTGAGCTAGAGGATGTGTTGAAACATCACTGGCTCTACACATCCAAGCTCTTGCAGAAGTTTATGGAAGCTCACAAGGACTCTGCCAAAGCTCTGCAAGCTACCATTGACCCAGTCCAGAGCCAGGATTATGAGGACATGTCTCTGGAAATGAAtgacttttga
- the rag2 gene encoding V(D)J recombination-activating protein 2, with product MTLQPLTPVNCAGLIQPGFSLLQLDGEVLLFGQKGWPKRSCPTGVFGVRIKCGEMKLRAISFSNDSCYLPPLRCPAVCRLDPYDGLPESYLIHGGRTPNNEISSSLYLLTMDSRGCNRKLTLCCKEKELVGEVPGARYGHTMSMVQSHGKTACVLFGGRSYMPAGERTTESWNSVVDCPPQVFLFDLEFGCSSAHTLPELNDGQSFHLALAREDCVYFLGGHSLTSDSRLPRLVRLRVELLQGNPLLSCETLETGISISSAIISRTGPSHRYIILGGYQSDSQKRMDCSTVILNEKGIHFEPLEAPKWIPDIIHSRTWFGGSAGEGSILLAVPTEGRPSQADMHYFYQVSFQTEEDSKEKDVTQGCSQELTEFDDSTPLEDSEELYFGREPHELEDSSDGEEGNYNEEDEEDESQTSYWIKCCLGCQVDPNTWEPYYSTELHRPAMIFCSRGEGGHWVHAQCMELSETLLLRLSQGSKKYFCHDHGGLPYQEMTPPRQVMSLKRIAMKVKDRKTPPTIKMSPAKKSFFRRLFD from the coding sequence ATGACCCTGCAACCATTAACTCCAGTGAACTGTGCAGGCCTTATACAGCCCGGCTTCTCTCTGCTGCAGCTCGATGGGGAAGTTCTCCTGTTTGGCCAGAAAGGTTGGCCAAAGCGCTCATGTCCAACGGGCGTCTTTGGCGTTCGCATTAAATGTGGTGAGATGAAGTTGAGGGCCATTTCTTTCTCCAATGACTCATGCTACCTTCCTCCATTACGTTGCCCAGCTGTTTGCCGCCTTGACCCCTACGACGGGCTTCCAGAGAGTTATCTCATCCACGGTGGTCGCACCCCAAATAACGAGATCTCATCGAGTCTGTACCTGCTGACCATGGATAGCCGGGGCTGCAACCGTAAACTGACCCTGTGCTGCAAAGAGAAAGAACTAGTGGGAGAAGTGCCAGGGGCGAGATACGGCCACACCATGAGCATGGTTCAAAGCCATGGGAAGACAGCTTGTGTATTGTTTGGTGGTAGATCCTACATGCCTGCGGGAGAGCGGACCACAGAGAGCTGGAATAGCGTGGTTGACTGTCCACCCCAGGTGTTCCTGTTTGACTTGGAGTTTGGTTGCTCCTCTGCACACACTTTACCTGAGCTCAACGACGGACAGTCTTTCCATTTGGCCCTTGCCAGAGAGGACTGTGTCTACTTCCTCGGGGGTCACTCGCTCACCTCTGACTCCCGCCTCCCTCGACTTGTCCGCCTGCGTGTTGAGCTTCTGCAGGGCAACCCCTTGCTCTCCTGTGAGACTCTCGAAACTGGCATATCCATCTCTAGTGCCATAATCAGCCGTACAGGTCCTAGTCACAGATATATCATCTTAGGTGGGTATCAGTCAGACTCTCAGAAGAGGATGGACTGCAGCACTGTGATTCTGAATGAGAAAGGGATCCACTTTGAGCCCTTAGAGGCACCTAAGTGGATCCCAGATATCATCCATAGTCGAACTTGGTTTGGCGGCAGTGCTGGGGAGGGAAGCATCCTACTTGCTGTACCTACTGAGGGAAGGCCGTCCCAAGCTGACATGCATTACTTCTATCAGGTGAGCTTCCAGACAGAGGAAGACTCCAAAGAGAAGGATGTAACCCAGGGCTGCAGCCAGGAGTTAACAGAATTCGATGACTCCACTCCTCTCGAAGACTCTGAGGAGCTCTACTTTGGTCGTGAGCCGCATGAGCTGGAGGACAGTAGTGATGGAGAAGAGGGTAATTAcaatgaggaggatgaggaggacgaATCTCAAACCAGCTACTGGATCAAATGCTGCCTGGGCTGTCAGGTGGACCCCAACACGTGGGAGCCCTACTACTCCACTGAGCTCCACCGGCCAGCCATGATCTTCTGCTCCAGAGGGGAAGGGGGACACTGGGTCCATGCCCAGTGCATGGAGCTGTCTGAGACCCTGCTGCTCAGGCTCTCTCAGGGAAGCAAAAAGTACTTCTGCCATGACCACGGAGGGCTGCCCTACCAGGAGATGACCCCACCGCGACAGGTCATGTCTCTGAAGCGTATCGCCATGAAAGTTAAGGACAGGAAAACTCCTCCGACAATCAAGATGTCCCCTgccaaaaaaagcttttttaggAGACTTTTCGACTGA